A portion of the Apis mellifera strain DH4 linkage group LG6, Amel_HAv3.1, whole genome shotgun sequence genome contains these proteins:
- the LOC100578266 gene encoding probable deoxyhypusine synthase isoform X2 gives MNDDTRSSQDKIPEIVKNAVLMQSSPIPIGTPVVKGYDWNKGINYHALFETYKNSGFQASNFGLAVDEIQKMINARNIPLEDDQIDTLEEDKFIKRKSSCTIFLGYTSNMASCGIRDTIRFLVQHKMIDCIVTTAGGVEEDLIKCLAPTYIGDFHLEGKSLRQHGINRIGNLLVPNNNYCLFEDWVIPILDEMLTEQKTKDILWTPSKVITRLGEKINNEDSIYYWAAKNKIPVFSPALTDGSLGDMMYFHSFRNPGLIIDIISDLRRLNTMAMKAVKSGMIIIGGGVVKHHICNANLMRNGADYSVFINTASEFDGSDSGARPDEAISWGKIRMDAKPVKIYAEASLVFPLLVGETFARHYHSIKEKTISDV, from the exons atgaatgatgATACACGAAGTTCACAGGATAAAATTccagaaattgttaaaaatgctGTACTAATGCAAAGTTCTCCTATACCAATAGGAACACCTGTTGTGAAag gATATGACTGGAATAAAGGAATTAACTATCATgctttatttgaaacatataaaaattcggGTTTTCAAGCAAGTAATTTTGGTTTAGCAGTggatgaaattcaaaaaatgataaatgctAGAAATATTCCTCTTGAAGATGATCAAATTGATACTTtagaagaagataaatttataaaaaggaaGTCTTcatgtacaatatttttggGATATACATCTAATATGGCTTCGTGTGGAATTCGAGATACTATAAGATTTCTTGTACAGCATAAAATG ATTGATTGCATTGTAACTACAGCAGGTGGTGTAGAAGAAGATTTGATAAAATGCTTAGCACCAACATATATAGGAGATTTTCATTTAGAAGGAAAAAGTCTTAGACAACACGGTATCAATAGAATAGGAAATTTATTAGtacctaataataattattgtttgtttGAAGATTGGGTCATACCTATATTAGATGAAATGTTAACTGAACAGAAAACAAaa gatATACTTTGGACACCATCTAAAGTAATAACAAGACTtggtgaaaaaattaataatgaagattcaatatattattgggctgcgaaaaataaaattccagtGTTTAGTCCTGCTTTAACAGATGGGAGTCTTGGTGATATGatgtattttcattcttttaggAATCCAGgcttaattatagatataatttcag ACCTTAGAAGATTAAATACAATGGCTATGAAAGCTGTGAAAAGTGGCATGATTATTATTGGAGGTGGTGTTGTAAAACATCACATTTGTAATGCAAATCTTatg agaaatgGTGCTGATTACtctgtatttattaatacagcTTCAGAATTTGATGGGAGTGATAGTGGTGCTCGTCCAGATGAAGCTATTTCATGGGGTAAAATTCGAATGGATGCAAAACCAGTTAAA ATATATGCAGAAGCTTCTCTTGTGTTTCCATTGCTTGTAGGAGAAACTTTTGCTCGACATTATCattcaataaaagaaaaaactatttcggatgtttaa